One region of Oncorhynchus mykiss isolate Arlee chromosome 8, USDA_OmykA_1.1, whole genome shotgun sequence genomic DNA includes:
- the LOC110529505 gene encoding CASP8-associated protein 2 translates to MEGDLMDEVYGDLSQDNCNTVAAIDDDSMDIYSGLASPRIYPNAERNCTFLSPQNLSSMDLYEEIITEEQQDKDSSYNELRTRYNAAQSQIEELLRRLQQIETKNTTLNTENSRLKKNICALIKTAKMEVVRKDKEINRLSQSFRPERGPAAHHQSQMNCLKNQGPMRLNPMGPYQPEVPTRLNPTGPYQPEVPTRLNHTGPYQPEVPTKLNPTGPYQPEVPTRLNHTGPPPPTQLPGSKGCVVKDLHQLHCQDRDVVLPQPPSDARNFRPPLPVTSRGDSEASVKDTYSSVSSSSKDSVKRHHTRELGLSDKPKQTKHREGRGESPRLSESKEQRHKNSPDVNKESHSDERNRSHRAQKDIGKYDSKSNKSRYPHPSDVEVHRRSDKSKSPHSDILHCTASSYRTSKGLSKDSADILSTGSSRHDKVLSFDKDDDKRSRSIKDISSKNRMHAYSNQASLTKRSSEYFNRKGGTSPPRDHRRKKERKREDEIRKEKNKSGERKSSCTERGKEREEKRTKEHNRCSADVSKDKNMVNGKVREQKTHEESEVLPPEAKVAEKSSKEENGPNRKLSFMETLNLTLSPVKTPRQSAEVKEQEEGTPPDEVPEDQSAEDSGQTHLGELLVVDKIHSSVVDTHEVFENPVIQPSSEISKPPQPESMESRHTERESCQDAEKPLSEAKERHKCQLEVEDSTVQDGSEGRPELPDAMEGQRTKPTTPEPLRKDFVSAPDCDIVLKTPLESRLEKCDSERKTGTSKDLTAAAVSATTTSVTENCGNNSNTDTGLSANGLTPEHSTGDSLVIITDKSNSETPSALVCKSQAVETVTQDPPAVCVGHPAVEGSPGKQSESLKCTPFVQPKGLQQMPASIITNSSLEKNGTEVQDVSKDAVSSTISMEVDIGITSEVITDVTEIPVECEKEKTLVEQSSPLSSIGVSKVSSTTGEVAPSEQYNCGLAETPKKYLNSEPSYTENEEENVEPSSSIPMAHDEDSMMLTLSNLKVIPHAISPLTSPVRLKTKSQQLPCHSKPAYFKSLCKDFPSATGDSNSKKLEVNQENNNPGCSVTHAAQRDVDETSVHPSSLEELEEGEIVSESEEEETPVMPSSPPMTVRPTRTNKNQPTLKSSPRLSKKPAKENSLVSQQNFKLGSKTLTSPFGSPTSNKTRYRTVQPPLPNAALSTVEEVMAMLAKIRYECRKKYMKLHSTFPKKTFCGVMDMSFFPSFTDFVDSVSFTKLCSQEDYLKVKLKNIIISVLSKLSNNGIVNRIFDQEPLNMKLKLWEFVDVQLDFLFKEIQTALRSVCKSSNGSQSAGAEKRDSLSGKGVPKLPVKSPKPSVATELKMQQGVTITRTSAPKRLQKEFTECVETSMKRTRSRTVPPCKTGLGRGKNIKMSFEEDMESVPQTSDPPVIQPPLQNVVEILPSNSSSSAEKTATYVRRLSQNVSLHDKPDFEILTEQQASSLTFNLVTDSQMGEIFKCLLQGSDLLETSVSAGDNHGWSLGTPLKERERFLGVGTPSKVGTPSKLIATWSAISPIKFSSPNSKVQIPLNPSLLDESCMLEVPSGLPEIRRTPQSSVFSHRSYSILAEDLSGSLTIPSPLKSDNHLSFLHPASGEPMSAPDSVISAHFSEDALMDGEDATEQDIHLALDTDNSSGASSGGGRTREAPVNPLFHFKPHLPMQAVVMEKSNDHFIVRIRHANTNSTNSGVNSSSPGSVNSTYQGNNSSSPGSVNSTYQGNNFSSPGSVNSTSLGINSSSLVVNSLSPDINSTKQVVNYINLGINSSQEVNSSSPGSVNSTYPGNNATNPENNCAYPCVNFTSPEVISTNPGISPTSAEINPGGAESPQTPPGQEKHGKDEDQPPEKTPSKSPFSEAIPPFYLSSLSTSTETASALSSPCLTIIEDTPERDHSKGKTGKKRTKHHVETKAKRAKREVIPERSMHKKKSSKSPKGKGTGSSKRERSEVITPPQSTPSPNSLSAKNIIVKKGEVMVTWTRDEDRDILLALKMKGSSPDTFSALSEKLNKTPAQIAKRFSQLMKLFKKKEKMAN, encoded by the exons ATGGAGGGGGATTTGATGGACGAAGTGTATGGTGATCTCAGTCAAGACAACTGCA ATACGGTGGCAGCAATCGATGATGATTCTATGGATATTTATTCTGGTTTGGCAAGTCCAAGGATTTATCCAAATGCAG AAAGAAACTGCACATTCCTCTCACCACAGAATCTGAGCTCTATGGATTTATATGAAGAAATCATAACGGAGGAACAACAGGATAAAGACTCTTCCTACAATGAG TTGAGGACAAGATACAATGCTGCACAAAGCCAAATTGAAGAGTTACTTAGGCGGTTGCAGCAGATTGAAACAAAG AATACAACGCTGAACACTGAGAACAGCCGTCTGAAGAAGAACATCTGTGCGCTCATCAAAACAGCTAAAATGGAGGTTGTGCGGAAGGACAAGGAGATAAATAGGTTGAGCCAAAG TTTCAGGCCAGAGAGAGGTCCTGCTGCTCACCATCAATCTCAGATGAACTGCTTGAAAAATCAAGGTCCAATGAGACTGAATCCTATGGGGCCTTATCAACCAGAAGTTCCAACCAGACTGAATCCTACAGGGCCTTATCAACCAGAAGTTCCAACCAGACTGAATCATACGGGGCCTTATCAACCAGAAGTTCCAACCAAACTGAATCCTACGGGGCCTTATCAACCAGAAGTTCCAACCAGACTGAATCATACGGGTCCACCTCCACCAACTCAACTACCAGGATCTAAGGGTTGTGTTGTAAAGGATCTTCATCAGCTGCACTGTCAAGACAGAGATGTGGTCCTCCCCCAACCCCCATCTGACGCAAGAAATTTCAGACCACCTCTTCCTGTCACCTCTAGAGGCGATTCAGAAGCTTCAGTGAAAGACACATATTCTTCTGTTAGCAGTTCCAGTAAGGACTCCGTGAAAAGACACCATACACGTGAACTAGGCCTGTCAGACAAGCCAAAACAAACCAAGCACAGAGAAGGCAGAGGTGAAAGTCCCAGGCTGTCTGAGTCGAAGGAGCAGCGACATAAAAACAGTCCAGATGTAAATAAGGAATCTCATTCAGATGAGAGGAACCGGTCACACAGAGCACAAAAAGATATTGGAAAATATGATTCTAAGTCAAACAAAAGCAGATACCCTCATCCCTCAGATGTTGAGGTACACAGGAGATCAGATAAGTCTAAAAGCCCACACTCAGACATTTTGCATTGCACTGCTTCCTCTTACCGTACGTCTAAAGGATTGTCTAAAGACAGTGCAGACATTCTATCAACAGGGTCTAGTCGACATGATAAGGTGCTTAGCTTTGATAAGGATGACGATAAGCGTAGTAGAAGTATTAAAGACATTTCCTCTAAAAACAGAATGCATGCCTATTCAAATCAAGCCAGTCTCACTAAACGATCCAGTGAATATTTTAATCGCAAGGGAGGGACAAGTCCTCCAAGGGACCATCGaaggaaaaaagagagaaaaagagaggatgaGATCAGAAAAGAGAAAAACAAGTCAGGAGAAAGAAAAAGCAGTTgtacagagagaggaaaggagcgCGAGGAAAAAAGAACAAAGGAACATAACCGATGCAGTGCGGACGTCAGTAAGGACAAGAACATGGTCAATGGTAAAGTCAGGGAGCAAAAGACACATGAGGAATCGGAAGTGCTTCCACCTGAGGCCAAAGTGGCTGAGAAAAGCTCTAAAGAGGAAAACGGTCCCAACAGAAAGTTAAGTTTCATGGAAACTCTGAACCTCACCCTGTCACCAGTtaaaacaccaagacagtctgCTGAAGTCAAGGAACAGGAGGAGGGCACACCACCTGATGAGGTGCCTGAAGATCAGTCAGCAGAAGACAGTGGACAAACTCATCTTGGAGAATTGCTTGTAGTAGACAAAATCCACAGTAGTGTAGTAGACACCCATGAGGTCTTTGAGAACCCTGTTATACAGCCCTCTTCAGAAATCTCAAAGCCTCCACAACCTGAAAGTATGGAGagtagacatacagagagagaatctTGTCAGGATGCTGAAAAGCCTCTGTCTGAAGCCAAAGAGCGACATAAGTGCCAGTTAGAAGTAGAAGACAGTACTGTCCAAGATGGCTCCGAAGGAAGACCTGAGCTGCCCGATGCCATGGAGGGTCAGAGGACTAAACCCACCACACCAGAACCTCTCAGGAAGGATTTTGTTTCAGCTCCAGACTGTGACATTGTTTTGAAAACTCCACTGGAGAGCAGACTTGAAAAATGTGACTCAGAAAGAAAAACTGGCACGTCTAAGGATTTGactgctgctgctgtctctgCGACTACTACTTCTGTCACTGAGAATTGTGGAAACAATTCAAATACCGACACTGGCCTATCTGCTAATGGACTTACCCCTGAACATTCAACTGGAGACTCACTGGTTATTATTACTGACAAGTCCAACAGTGAAACTCCCAGTGCTTTGGTCTGTAAAAGCCAAGCTGTTGAAACTGTGACACAAGATCCACCTGCTGTCTGTGTGGGACATCCTGCTGTTGAAGGTAGTCCAGGAAAACAATCAGAATCTCTGAAATGTACACCTTTTGTCCAACCTAAGGGCCTTCAACAAATGCCTGCTTCCATTATTACTAATTCTAGTCTGGAGAAAAATGGGACAGAGGTGCAAGATGTTTCCAAGGATGCTGTGTCCAGTACGATTAGCATGGAGGTAGATATCGGCATCACGTCTGAGGTCATTACTGATGTTACAGAAATCCCTGTGGAGTGTGAGAAGGAGAAAACTCTTGTGGAACAAAGTTCACCATTGAGCAGTATTGGGGTGTCTAAGGTGAGTAGCACCACAGGAGAAGTTGCACCATCTGAACAGTACAACTGTGGTTTGGCAGAGACACCAAAGAAGTACCTAAATTCTGAGCCAAGCTACACAGAGAATGAAGAGGAGAATGTTGAGCCCTCCAGCTCCATTCCGATGGCCCATGATGAGGACTCGATGATGCTCACACTGAGTAATCTAAAAGTCATTCCACATGCCATAAGCCCACTCACAAGCCCAGTCCGCCTGAAGACGAAAAGCCAGCAGCTGCCATGTCACAGCAAACCTGCTTACTTCAAGAGTCTTTGCAAAG ATTTTCCCAGTGCTACTGGAGATTCCAATTCAAAGAAGTTGGAAGTGAATCAGGAGAACAACAATCCTGGCTGCTCTGTCACACATGCTGCACAACGAGATGTGGATGAGACATCTGTCCATCCTTCCAGCCTTGAGGAACTGGAAGAGGGTGAAATTGTTAGTGAAAGTGAAGAGGAAGAAACTCCAGTCATGCCAAGTTCTCCACCCATGACGGTTCGGCCCACAAGAACGAATAAAAATCAACCAACTCTCAAGTCATCCCCTAGACTTTCAAAGAAGCCGGCCAAAGAAAATAGTTTAGTTTCACAACAGAATTTTAAACTCGGAAGTAAAACCTTGACTTCACCATTTGGAAGCCCCACATCAAACAAAACCCGCTACAGAACTGTTCAACCTCCTTTACCCAATGCTGCCTTGTCTACCGTGGAGGAGGTTATGGCCATGCTTGCAAAGATTCGCTATGAGTGCAGAAAAAAGTACATGAAGCTTCATTCAACATTCCCTAAGAAAACCTTCTGCGGTGTTATGGACATGTCCTTTTTTCCCTCTTTTACAGACTTTGTTGATAGTGTAAGCTTTACTAAACTATGCAGCCAAGAAGATTACCTCAAAGTTAAACTGAAGAACATCATCATTTCTGTTTTGAGTAAGTTATCAAATAATGGCATTGTCAACCGCATCTTTGACCAAGAACCACTTAATATGAAGTTGAAACTGTGGGAATTCGTGGATGTGCAGTTAGACTTCTTATTCAAGGAGATTCAAACTGCACTGAGAAGTGTTTGCAAATCCTCAAACGGAAGCCAGTCGGCAGGAGCAGAAAAAAGAGACAGTCTCTCTGGAAAGGGTGTACCCAAGCTGCCTGTGAAGTCCCCCAAGCCATCTGTGGCCACTGAACTTAAAATGCAGCAGGGAGTGACCATAACCAGAACTTCTGCACCAAAAAGACTGCAAAAGGAATTCACTGAGTGTGTTGAAACCAGCATGAAAAGAACCAGGTCTCGGACTGTCCCCCCTTGCAAAACAGGTCTTGGAAGAGGCAAAAATATTAAAATGTCCTTCGAAGAGGATATGGAATCGGTGCCTCAAACCTCAGATCCTCCTGTTATCCAACCTCCTTTGCAAAACGTGGTAGAGATCTTACCATCAAACAGCTCTTCATCTGCTGAGAAAACAGCAACCTATGTTCGCCGGCTGTCTCAAAATGTCTCACTCCATGACAAGCCTGACTTTGAAATCCTCACAGAACAGCAAGCCTCCAGCCTAACGTTCAACCTGGTAACGGACTCTCAGATGGGAGAGATCTTCAAGTGTCTTTTACAAGGGTCTGATCTGCTAGAAACAAGTGTTTCAGCTGGGGACAATCATGGCTGGTCCCTTGGTACTCCTCTGAAAGAAAGGGAGCGTTTCCTAGGCGTTGGTACCCCAAGTAAAGTTGGTACTCCCTCTAAACTCATTGCCACATGGTCAGCTATTTCACCTATCAAGTTTTCCTCTCCAAATTCAAAAGTCCAAATTCCATTAAATCCATCTTTGTTGGATGAGAGTTGCATGTTAGAGGTGCCCTCCGGCCTACCAGAAATCAGAAGGACACCACAGTCCAGTGTGTTCTCGCATAGATCATATTCCATATTGGCAGAAGATCTGTCTGGGTCTCTCACAATTCCCTCACCTCTCAAGTCTGACAATCACCTCAGCTTTTTGCACCCAGCCAGCGGCGAGCCCATGTCTGCTCCGGACAGTGTCATCAGTGCACACTTCAGTGAGGATGCTCTTATGGATGGGGAAGACGCTACAGAGCAGGACATTCACCTTGCCCTGGACACGGACAACTCCAGCGGTGCATCAAGCGGTGGTGGCAGGACCAGGGAGGCTCCTGTTAACCCCTTGTTTCACTTCAAGCCTCACTTGCCCATGCAGGCAGTAGTGATGGAGAAGTCAAATGATCATTTCATTGTGAGGATACGGCATGCAAACACCAACTCCACCAACTCGGGGGTCAACTCCTCAAGCCCAGGCAGTGTCAACTCTACCTACCAAGGAAATAACTCCTCAAGCCCAGGCAGCGTCAACTCTACCTACCAAGGAAATAACTTCTCAAGCCCAGGCAGTGTCAACTCCACAAGCTTAGGAATTAATTCATCAAGCCTAGTAGTGAATTCTTTAAGCCCAGACATCAATTCCACCAAACAAGTGGTCAACTACATCAACCTAGGAATCAACTCAAGCCAAGAAGTCAACTCTTCAAGCCCAGGCAGTGTCAACTCTACCTACCCAGGAAATAATGCCACCAACCCAGAAAATAACTGTGCCTACCCATGTGTCAACTTCACAAGCCCAGAAGTAATTTCTACCAACCCAGGCATCAGCCCCACAAGTGCAGAAATCAATCCTGGGGGTGCTGAGAGCCCTCAAACACCACCAGGACAAGAAAAACATGGTAAAGACGAAGATCAGCCCCCAGAAAAAACTCCTTCAAAATCCCCTTTTTCAGAGGCCATTCCTCCTTTCTACCTTTCCAGCCTTTCCACAAGCACCGAAACAGCATCTGCGCTATCTTCGCCATGCCTCACCATCATAGAAGACAcaccagagagagaccacagcAAGGGTAAGACCGGGAAAAAGCGCACAAAGCACCATGTGGAAACTAAAGCAAAGCGGGCTAAAAGGGAGGTGATCCCAGAGAGGAGCATGCATAAAAAGAAGTCCTCAAAAAGTCCCAAAGGAAAGGGGACTGGAAGCTCCAAGAGGGAGAGAAGTGAAGTCATTACTCCACCCCAATCTACCCCATCACCCAACAGCCTGTCTGCCAAGAATATCATAGTAAAAAAGGGTGAAGTGATGGTGACGTGGACAAG GGATGAAGACCGAGATATTCTCCTCGCACTGAAGATGAAAGGTTCCTCTCCAGATACTTTCTCTGCCCTTTCAGAGAAATTGAACAAGACACCCGCTCAG